A segment of the Deinococcota bacterium genome:
GCCACCGCCCGGCGCACCTGCGCCTCGCTCTCGGCGAGTGCCTGCTCGTTGGCTTCGAGCTCGCGCTCGCGGGACGAGAGCGCGGCGCGCTCGCTCACGAGCCGCCTCTCTTCGGCGGCGAGCCGCACCAGGGTGGCCTCGAGCGCCCGCAGCAGCTCCACGTCCTGCGCGGTCATGAGCGAGAGGTAGTGGTTCTTGACCCGCAGGTCGAAGAGCGACTCGGCCCCGGCGAGCACCCGCAGTTCGCGGTTGGGGCGTCCGTAGTAGAGGTTCAGCAGGAGCCGCTGCACCCGCTCTTGCAGGCGCTCGAGCTCGGCCTCCTCGGCCTCCAGGCGCGCCAGGGTGGCGGTGATGTCGCGCTCCAGAGCGGCGATTTGGGCCAGCAGCCCCTGCCGCTCCTGTCTGAGCGCGGCGAGGCGCTGCGAGGTGGTCTCGAGCTCGGCCAGCCGCCGGTCGAGTGCCTCGCGGCTGGCGGCCAGCTCCCGGTCGATCGCCTGGATCTCCGCCCGTCGCTCCTCCAAACGCCGCTCGGCCTCCTGAACCTCCTGCTCGAGCCTCTCGGTCGTTTGCGCGACCGCGAAGCCCAAGAGCAGCGCTCCCACCAGGAGGCTCAGGATAAGCGTCAACCGGCCCCTCATCTCCTCTCTCTCATTCCCTCTCCCTCATCCCCTCGCCCTCACGCCTTTTCCCTCAGGTACTGCGCGACCGAGATGGCGCTGCCTACCAAGCCCACCAAAAAGGCCAAGGCGGTCAAGAGCAGCGCCACCCGGCCCAAGAGCATGGGGTCGCTCACGAAGGTCACGAAGGGCAGGTTGTCGCTCAGCCGGCCGATCATCAGCCGGTAGCCGGGAATCACCAGGGCCAGGGTGATGACCGCGCTGAACAAGCCCAGCAGAAAGCCCTCGAGCAAAAAGGGCGCGCGGATAAAGCTGCGGGTGGCGCCGACTAAGCGCATCACCTCGATCTCGCCCTGCCGCGCCGAGATGGCCGCCCGGATGGTGTTGACGATGGCGAAAAGGGCGCTGCACAGCAAAATGGCGATGAGGATGGTGCCGCCCACGCGCAGGGCGTCGTTGATGGCCAAAAAGGTCTCGACCGCGTCCGAGCCGTCGTCGATCGACTCGACGCCGGGCAAGGCCCTGAGGCGCTGGGCGACCGTGGACGTGTACGCCGGGTCGCTGAGCTGCAGGCGAATCGTGGGCGGCAGCGGGTTGGGCACCAACTCGGCGGCCTGGCCGAGGTCGGGAAAGTCCACGAGCATGAACTGCAGGGCCTGCTCGGACGAGTAGAAGTCGGTGCTGGCCACTTCGGGCCAGGAGGCGACCTCGCGCATGAGGGCGCCGCCGCTGGCTTCGGGGTCTAAGTAGGCGGCTAGCTCGAGCTCGCTCTCCAGGTCCAAGACGAGCTGATTGAGGTTTAGGCTGATCAGGCTGAAGCCCGCCAGGATGACCAGCGAGACCGTCATGGTGGTCAGGGTCGAAACGCTGGCGATCCAGTTGCTGCGAATCGCGCGCATGGCCTGCTGCAATGCGTACATCTCTCACTCCCGCCGCGCGCCGAGTGGCGCCGTTTCTTGCCGCGCGCCGTATTCCGCCCTGCTCCGGCGCTCTGCTCTTTGGCGCCCTGCTCGCTGACACCTTTATACCGCGCTCACCTGAGCTTTGGCTTAGCCGGCGAGGCTGACGATGACCGCGTCGGTAAAGGTGTCCCAGCCCGCCTCGGCGTCCGTGAAGCGCAGGCTCAGGCCGAGTGCCTCCAACACGCGTTTCGCGGCGGGCACGACCTCTTGGCCGATGCCGTCGCCGGGAATCAAACAGATGTGATGGCTCATAGCCCCAGCATCATAACAAGCCCGCCGCGGCTAAGGGGCGAGTAGGCAGAGCCGGCGGCTCCCTCCGCACGCTCGCCGCGGCGGCCTCAGTAGGCCAGCCCCGTCCCCCGCTGCCGGTAGCGCCCGTAGGCGAGGCCCGGCAAGAAGAGCCCCAGGGCGAGCGCCAGCCAGCCCCACCACGCCCCCAGGGCCAGTCCCCAGGTGGCGCCCAGCCAGGACCAGAGAACGACGCCCTCCAAGATCATCATCACCACGTCGCGGTCCTTGTTGCCCTTGCTCTTGAAGAGGTCGGCGCGGGGAACGGTGCGCGCGCTCCAGACGTTGATCACCCCGACCGACAGGGTCATACCCACAAAGCCGAGGAGCGCCCAGAACCAGCCCGGCGTACCCCGCAGGGCGAGCGTGAGGAGGAGCGGCAGGCAGAGGAGCCAGATAGGCAAGAGCGCCGCCCCCAGTTTCAGCCAGCGCAAGCGGCCGCTCTCCGCGGGTGAGGCCGCCAGGAGCTCCGGCGCCTCCTCGCCCGAGACGCAGATGCGCGCGAGGCTGCCCGCCAGGGTGCCCGCGAGCGCGACCACGACGACGCCCAGGCCGACCGGCGAAAGCCCGGTGAAGCCGCCCTCGCCCCGGAAGAGAAAGACGGCCAGCGGGATGAGGTAGAGCACCTGCAACAGCGTCTGCGAGATGAGGTAGGGGTCGCGGAGGATGAGCCGCCACTCCTTGAGGAGCGCAACCCTCGTCAGGCCGCCGCGAAAGACGAGCCGCCCGCCGCCCCCTTCGGGCCGCCGCCGCACGCTCAGCGCCTCCTGCGTGCCGGTGACGAAGCGGCGGTGGGTGAGCGCGACGGTCAGCCAGAAGAGCCCCAGGCTGCTGCCCAGCGCCAGGGCCAGCGGCAGGGGTTCCGCCAGGGCGGCGCGGGCGGGCCACCACAGCGGGCTGTCCGGCCCCAGGGGCGCGCCGGGCGCCAAGAGGCCGGCCAGGGCCTCGGGGTTCGCCAGCGGCCGCCAGTCGCTGAGGAGCGCAAGATAATAGCCGAGCATAAGGCCCGCGCCGACGAGGCTGCCCAGGATCTGCGTCACCGTCCGGGCGACGCGGGCGCCAAAGAGCCTCACCAAGAGCAGGGTGACGAGCAGGCCCAGGCTGGTGGTGGTCAGCGCCAGGACCAGCACCACCGGGTAGAGGCCGAGAAGCTGCGGCAGGCCGAGCATCAGCCCGGCGCTCGCCAGCGGCACGGCGAGGAGGCCGAAGGGGAGCAGAACGGTCAAGGCGACGCCGAGCGCGCGGCTGGCGAGGACGGTCCGGGAAGGCAGCGGCGAGGACAAGAGCAGGTCCAGGTCGCCCCGGTCGAAGAGCGCCACCAGGCTGCGGTTCATGCTCAGGCTGAGCGCCAGGGTAAAGGCCAGCGCGAGGCCGCCCGTGAGCAGCCAGAGCACGGCCGTGTACCCTTCGCCGGAGAGCTCGAAGCTTCCGCGCAGGTCTCGCAGGACATACCAGAGGCCGAGGTGGACCAGCAGGAGCAGGCCGCCCGCGAGCGCCAAGACGAGGCGCGGGCTCCAACGCGCCGCCAGCTCGCGCCAGCCCAAACGCAGGTCATGCCGCACCAGCCAGGGCCAAGACCCCGGCTTCACGCCCTCACCCTCTCCTCGCCGCCGTTGTCGACGCCACGCTCGACGCCAGGCTCGACACCACGCTCTACCAGGTCCAAGAACACCTCCTCGAGGCTGCCCTCGCCGCCGCTCAGGGCGCGCAGCTCATGGAGCGTGCCCTCGGCGCGCAGGCTGCCCCCACTGATGATGCCGATGCGCTCGGCTAAGCGCTCGGCCACCTCCATGATGTGGGTCGTCAGCACCACGGTGTTGCCGTCTTCGACGTAGGCGGTGAGTAGCTCCTTGACGTCCCGCGCCGCCGCGGCGTCCAGGCCCGTCAAGGGCTCGTCTAAGATCATCACCTTGGGCGCGTGGACGAGCGCCCCAGCGAGCGCCAGCT
Coding sequences within it:
- a CDS encoding ABC transporter permease, producing MYALQQAMRAIRSNWIASVSTLTTMTVSLVILAGFSLISLNLNQLVLDLESELELAAYLDPEASGGALMREVASWPEVASTDFYSSEQALQFMLVDFPDLGQAAELVPNPLPPTIRLQLSDPAYTSTVAQRLRALPGVESIDDGSDAVETFLAINDALRVGGTILIAILLCSALFAIVNTIRAAISARQGEIEVMRLVGATRSFIRAPFLLEGFLLGLFSAVITLALVIPGYRLMIGRLSDNLPFVTFVSDPMLLGRVALLLTALAFLVGLVGSAISVAQYLREKA